aaATAACATGTAGACACagtataatattaagaaagtAGCAGAAAAAGATTTCCAAATCATTTTCGGAAATTATTCGCTCTTCGATCTCTTCAGGGAAGATACATGATCGTCTTTGGATTGCGTACAAGAGATGACCAATAAACCCAGAATAACGAAAGATATACCGCACCACCAAGTAAGCGACGTTGATTCGTTAAAAATCAAGGAACCCGTAAGAGcctttaagaaaaaataaatcagatCTAAATATGCATTCACTTTCCTTTGTGTTCTCattttagtatatatatatcgatagaAGAATAAGTAAAATACCGAGCAGATATAACTGGTGGCGGCGCTAGTTATTGTACATGGTAAAGAAGATCCGCTAGCATTGAGTGCTTTCACGAAAAATGCGTAGCCCACGGTGTTGCTTATTATCATTAGTATTAAAAGTACTCCTTTAAGTAGCAATCCgaacttattaaaaaataaataattagttttgaataaaaatagtggaatttaatttatacacaagattgtaaatattattaaatactctTTATGCAAATAATAGTTGCGAAGAACATCACTTACAATGGAATCCACATTGGCACCACCAGCAAGTTTACCAAGTAGACTTCCGATAGTTGCAAAGAATCCACTGACGACAGCTAAACGAATATTTGGTTCttgctttgtttctttcatatatGATGTCGAGGAAGGTTGACTTTCTTTCAATGtcaacgaagaagaaagtttaCGTTTCATTACTAAGCACTCctgttaatatattatttcgcttataaaataatgacatagaattattttcaatccATATCACTTTTAACTTTACTGACGTGAAACTGAGATTTCTACTAGTACCGTAAACAAAGTATAACATCCTATACTTTATGCGCGATGACTACGGATCTTGTTTTCATGGCGGGAGTATTAAAATGAGTGAAAAACAAATCAACTTTCTAATTACccattttattgaaaatcttcatgctaataaaatatgaataattacgtatataaGGAAGACACTGTCCTTTgttactttactttatttaataattcaatttgtaATATCCTTATTTACTTGCACAAAAAATGAGAGATAGGAGAAAAGGttagataaatatacaatacacaTCAATTATAATAGAATCTTTCTCAAAATTTATCGACTAATAGATATTCttacataattaaacaaataaaactgtACTAATGAATCGTTAAGATAAGTTAAATTCCGAGATTCAATGactcaataaattaatttgattatacTCAAGAAAGAACGGTAAGATaacaatgtacatacatacattgtgtatgtcataaattaatagcgaTATTTGAATTTCCAAGAAGGTGCTAAGCACTAAGTTCCACGATCTTCTGATTCGATATGTGTTACAAATATACCATAATCTgtagaaaacaaaatgaataCACAGCATATAGCGCGTGTACGCATAGAGACTGGTCGTGCGTAAGAGATacacaatttgaaaaaagacaAAGTTAGCGCGCGGTGAAGGGAACGCGCGAATGGTTTTCTACAGGTAGTTTAAAAATGGCGACTGACAGGTACGCGTTTCCTCGCGTGCACGGCGCCGCGACGAGATCAAACGCGACGtgattttcgtgaaattaaaagcaaGAGGTTCGTCCACCCTCTTCGgttcaatttcatttagtGGAATCGTCGCATCGGAGAGACcgtaaaaattatgttacgtTTTGATCAATCAACACGGtgactttctctctctccgcTACGTCGTGTACTCGCGAGATTCAGCTCCACTTTTCAGTTCAACTTGGCAAGATACTAAAATTTCCTACCTTCATCTCGCCCGTTTTCCGAACCGAACGAAAAAAGAATCAAAAGACGAACgaatgaacgaacgaacgagtaAACTTCCGCATTCCACTGGATCGCGAACGAATAAGTGAACGAGCAAGCGATCACTTGCCGATGTGAGTAGATACCGCGATTTGACACCCCCCAGCCTTAGAACAGATTTCTTTCACCTGCATTAACTCTCGAGTTACAATCATGAAATGGCATACACACTCGCATTTCCGTTTCTAAGTCAgttccatcgatattttattcatcactgattttatttttttctcccACTCTTCACCTGTATTCTTCTATTTCACCTATTTTGTCTTTTATACGAggaatatattgttttttCCATACgttgaaataagaaacaagaaataaagaatgaGAAAACAATGCCACCCAATATAACACCTTTGCATATGTTATTTTCGTTACCTgttgaaatcttttaattatataatttatcatagaaaaattacacTATATCATGTATAGAGTAAGATAAGattaaattgtacatttttattttgtgataatttaattacggataattttataatttttcactaattttgttgttaattgttttattgatTTCTACATGTagtttttagttttatatagaaaacataattttatgtgaattttttattgcgTTAATGCTTTGATTACATCATAtcatgtttaaaaattataaggtTTGTGTAAAAACCATTTCCATAAAGTAACTCTTTCAGAATTATCAAGTGCAAAtgcatttttttcataaatttaaaaaagactGTAATGGAAgcatattttgttttaagaaaaaacTACAAAGCAACGTTAACTTATTGT
The nucleotide sequence above comes from Bombus pyrosoma isolate SC7728 linkage group LG1, ASM1482585v1, whole genome shotgun sequence. Encoded proteins:
- the LOC122566292 gene encoding uncharacterized protein LOC122566292 isoform X1 is translated as MTEKNKKLPRASAALLFITVSLLFLFSLLFNTNYHHSFLRIHISLECLVMKRKLSSSLTLKESQPSSTSYMKETKQEPNIRLAVVSGFFATIGSLLGKLAGGANVDSIFGLLLKGVLLILMIISNTVGYAFFVKALNASGSSLPCTITSAATSYICSALTGSLIFNESTSLTWWCGISFVILGLLVISCTQSKDDHVSSLKRSKSE
- the LOC122566292 gene encoding transmembrane protein 42 isoform X3, with protein sequence MKECLVMKRKLSSSLTLKESQPSSTSYMKETKQEPNIRLAVVSGFFATIGSLLGKLAGGANVDSIFGLLLKGVLLILMIISNTVGYAFFVKALNASGSSLPCTITSAATSYICSALTGSLIFNESTSLTWWCGISFVILGLLVISCTQSKDDHVSSLKRSKSE
- the LOC122566292 gene encoding transmembrane protein 42 isoform X2: MVLCISFIHKIYKLCSKISECLVMKRKLSSSLTLKESQPSSTSYMKETKQEPNIRLAVVSGFFATIGSLLGKLAGGANVDSIFGLLLKGVLLILMIISNTVGYAFFVKALNASGSSLPCTITSAATSYICSALTGSLIFNESTSLTWWCGISFVILGLLVISCTQSKDDHVSSLKRSKSE